The following are from one region of the Spirochaetota bacterium genome:
- a CDS encoding aminotransferase class III-fold pyridoxal phosphate-dependent enzyme, whose protein sequence is MKTYTYKKSVALFKRAAKVIPCGIYGHLSPAPLVPATDYPFYASRAKGSRFWDVDGNEFIDYMCAYGPMVLGYNHPKVDAAAQKQLKSGNCITSPAPIMVELAEYLVDLISIADWAFFAKNGGDVTSYAIMTARAATGRKKIILVRGGYHGVAAWAQAPGHPGILEEDQSNILRVEWNDYEGLERLVNAHHGQIAGFMASPYHHPTFADSEMPAPGYWSRVEALCKKNGIVLIIDDVRCGFRLDMRGSSEYFGFKPDLECYSKAIANGYPISALVGTEALKTAAARVFYTGSFWFSAVPMAAALAALKELRRINGPALMLASGKKLLNGMADIARSYGYTLSITGAPSMPSVYVTDDESLMLHQDWCAECTKRGAFFVSHHNWFISTAHTDADIKKTWNVVDEAFRVVKKKHGA, encoded by the coding sequence ATGAAGACCTACACGTATAAAAAATCCGTCGCCCTTTTCAAGCGGGCGGCAAAGGTGATTCCCTGCGGGATTTACGGGCATCTGAGCCCGGCTCCGCTCGTGCCGGCGACCGATTATCCCTTTTACGCATCAAGGGCGAAGGGCTCCCGTTTCTGGGACGTGGACGGGAATGAGTTCATCGATTACATGTGCGCATACGGCCCGATGGTGCTCGGCTATAATCATCCCAAAGTGGACGCCGCGGCACAGAAGCAACTTAAAAGCGGGAACTGCATCACCTCTCCGGCCCCGATCATGGTCGAGCTCGCCGAATACCTCGTCGATCTTATCAGTATCGCGGATTGGGCCTTCTTCGCCAAAAACGGCGGAGATGTGACTTCCTACGCCATCATGACGGCCCGCGCCGCCACGGGAAGAAAGAAGATCATACTCGTGCGTGGCGGATACCACGGCGTAGCGGCATGGGCGCAGGCCCCCGGCCATCCGGGCATCCTGGAGGAAGACCAGTCGAACATTCTCCGCGTGGAATGGAACGACTACGAGGGCCTCGAACGGCTGGTTAACGCGCATCACGGCCAGATAGCCGGCTTCATGGCATCGCCCTATCATCACCCGACCTTTGCCGACAGCGAAATGCCCGCTCCGGGTTACTGGAGCAGGGTTGAGGCCCTGTGTAAAAAGAACGGCATCGTCCTGATAATCGACGACGTGCGCTGCGGTTTCAGGCTCGATATGCGCGGGTCGAGCGAATATTTCGGTTTCAAGCCGGACCTCGAGTGCTACTCCAAGGCGATCGCGAACGGTTACCCGATATCGGCGCTCGTGGGCACCGAGGCCCTCAAAACCGCGGCGGCGCGGGTCTTCTATACGGGAAGTTTCTGGTTCTCGGCGGTTCCCATGGCGGCGGCCCTTGCCGCGCTCAAGGAACTCCGGCGGATCAACGGGCCGGCGCTCATGCTTGCCAGCGGGAAAAAACTCCTGAACGGCATGGCCGACATCGCCCGGTCGTACGGGTACACGCTTAGCATCACCGGAGCGCCCTCCATGCCCTCGGTCTACGTCACGGACGACGAAAGCCTCATGCTGCATCAGGACTGGTGCGCGGAGTGCACCAAGCGCGGCGCGTTCTTCGTCTCGCACCATAACTGGTTCATATCCACGGCCCATACGGACGCCGATATAAAAAAGACTTGGAATGTGGTGGACGAGGCGTTCAGGGTGGTAAAAAAGAAGCACGGCGCCTGA
- the epsC gene encoding serine O-acetyltransferase EpsC, translating to MEKSCRKDAPKRAPELNNGRNGHYDTLLDGVVGELCRPESYEPVFHGAHHEVAMPSIDALTETVDLLRTVIFPGFYGHSELKPGTMRYYLGSAIDRVFILLSEQINRGLCFSCDDEEALDCVICETKARETTLRFIERLPEIRRMLAGDVRAAYEGDPAAKSPGEAIFSYPSITALTNYRIAHELYRLDVPLIPRIITEMAHSTTGIDIHPGARIGEHFFIDHGTGVVIGETCIIGNNVRLYQGVTLGAKSFPLDEAGRPIKGIPRHPVVEDDVIIYSGATILGRITIGRGAEIGGNVWLTRDVQPGTRVYQGRDTE from the coding sequence ATGGAAAAATCATGTCGAAAAGACGCACCGAAACGCGCGCCTGAATTGAATAACGGGCGTAACGGCCACTACGATACACTGCTCGACGGCGTCGTCGGTGAGCTTTGCCGGCCGGAATCGTACGAGCCGGTTTTCCACGGCGCTCACCACGAGGTCGCCATGCCCTCGATCGATGCGTTGACCGAAACGGTCGATCTTCTGCGAACGGTGATTTTCCCCGGTTTCTACGGCCACTCGGAGCTCAAGCCGGGGACCATGCGCTATTACCTCGGCTCCGCCATCGACAGGGTATTCATCCTCCTGTCCGAGCAGATAAACAGGGGCCTCTGTTTCTCCTGCGACGACGAGGAGGCGCTCGACTGCGTTATCTGCGAAACGAAAGCACGCGAAACGACGCTGCGCTTTATCGAGCGACTTCCTGAGATACGGAGAATGCTGGCCGGAGACGTCCGCGCGGCCTACGAGGGCGATCCCGCCGCCAAGAGCCCGGGAGAGGCCATATTCTCCTATCCCAGCATCACCGCGCTCACCAATTACCGCATCGCCCACGAGCTGTACCGGCTCGACGTGCCGCTCATCCCGCGCATCATCACCGAAATGGCGCATTCGACCACCGGCATAGACATCCATCCCGGAGCGCGGATAGGTGAACACTTTTTCATTGATCATGGCACCGGAGTAGTGATCGGGGAGACCTGTATTATAGGAAACAACGTGCGCCTGTACCAGGGAGTGACACTCGGCGCCAAGAGCTTTCCCCTCGATGAGGCCGGGCGGCCGATAAAGGGCATACCGCGGCACCCTGTCGTCGAGGACGATGTAATCATTTATTCCGGGGCGACCATCCTCGGGCGGATTACCATAGGAAGAGGGGCCGAGATCGGCGGAAACGTGTGGCTTACGCGAGACGTACAGCCCGGGACCAGGGTATACCAGGGCAGGGACACGGAATAG
- a CDS encoding DUF1343 domain-containing protein gives MKVQTGLDVFLSDADRYANRSVALIANQTSVTASLEYSWHAYARSGLKLKRIFTPEHGLFGTEQDQVPVTDQPTAGPETVSLYGDSARTLRPLDDMLDGIDTALFDMQDVGSRYYTYVNTMAMFMEALAGRDVEFIVLDRPNPLGGIAVEGPGLEQGFESFVGLFHLPVRHGLTAGELALWYRERHRLDVKLTVIRMIGWRRSMLFPETGLPWVPPSPNMPTQDTALVYPGTCLLEGTTLSEGRGSTMPFQMCGAPFIGPEEYALLLNAQGVPGVFFRPTHFKPTFNKFAGENTGGVYLHVTDQAAFLPFLAGVAVVWAARKLYGERCAFPQGVYEFNSAHPAFDLLAGSATIREMIDAGKDMDTISSSWKDVEARFSAEKSPYHLYE, from the coding sequence ATGAAGGTGCAAACGGGGCTCGATGTCTTTTTATCCGACGCGGACCGATACGCAAACCGGTCCGTCGCGCTTATCGCAAACCAGACCTCGGTTACGGCCTCACTCGAGTATTCATGGCACGCGTACGCCCGATCGGGGCTCAAACTGAAACGGATATTCACACCTGAACACGGACTCTTCGGTACGGAACAGGACCAGGTGCCGGTGACTGACCAACCCACTGCGGGCCCCGAGACGGTAAGCCTTTACGGTGATTCGGCCCGTACGCTCAGGCCGCTTGACGATATGCTCGACGGAATCGACACGGCGCTCTTCGACATGCAGGACGTCGGTTCACGCTATTATACCTACGTCAACACCATGGCGATGTTCATGGAAGCGCTCGCCGGGCGCGATGTCGAATTCATCGTCCTCGACCGGCCCAATCCGCTCGGAGGCATCGCCGTAGAAGGCCCCGGGCTCGAGCAGGGATTCGAGTCCTTCGTGGGGTTGTTCCATCTTCCCGTCCGTCACGGATTGACCGCCGGCGAGCTTGCGTTGTGGTATCGCGAACGGCACCGTCTGGACGTTAAACTGACTGTCATAAGGATGATTGGATGGCGCCGATCGATGCTCTTTCCCGAAACCGGGCTGCCCTGGGTGCCGCCGTCGCCGAACATGCCCACGCAGGATACGGCGCTCGTATATCCGGGGACGTGTCTGCTCGAAGGCACGACTCTCTCGGAGGGCCGTGGAAGCACCATGCCGTTTCAGATGTGCGGCGCGCCCTTCATCGGGCCGGAGGAATACGCCCTCCTGCTCAATGCGCAGGGCGTTCCGGGAGTTTTTTTCCGCCCGACCCATTTCAAGCCGACATTCAACAAATTCGCCGGCGAAAATACGGGAGGAGTGTACCTGCACGTTACCGATCAGGCGGCCTTTCTCCCGTTTCTTGCGGGCGTTGCCGTGGTATGGGCGGCCCGGAAACTGTACGGTGAGCGGTGCGCTTTTCCGCAGGGCGTCTATGAGTTCAATTCGGCGCATCCGGCCTTCGATCTGCTGGCGGGGAGCGCGACGATACGGGAGATGATTGATGCGGGTAAGGATATGGATACCATCAGCTCCTCATGGAAGGACGTCGAGGCGAGATTCTCGGCGGAGAAGTCCCCGTACCACCTGTACGAATGA
- a CDS encoding NDP-sugar synthase, with protein sequence MKGFILAAGYGERLRPVTDVFPKPLVPVANVPSICYAISILARAGISSVIINLHYRSDKIREFFDGHDNFGLDISFSYEPKILGTGGGVMKCREMIGGDDFVLINSDVIMDMDLAAVLRRHRERTSPGTVVLYRATDAASIGQVGVREERVIDFKNFLGTNVLSGLIYAGAAVLSPAIFQYLEDGFSSIVYTGYTGLIVNRRLDYVEHDGLWLDIGTVASLREASMRTAATGMAQAVAAICGLESAPVASDAQIAAGAVVRDSIIGAGSIVGADAEVLDSLLLPGSRVEAGARISRAVVLREEIIRP encoded by the coding sequence GTGAAGGGATTCATTCTCGCCGCGGGATACGGGGAGCGCCTGCGGCCGGTGACCGACGTCTTCCCCAAGCCGCTCGTTCCGGTGGCGAACGTACCGTCGATTTGTTATGCGATATCGATACTCGCCCGCGCCGGGATTTCGAGCGTAATCATAAACCTGCACTACCGATCCGATAAGATACGGGAGTTCTTTGACGGGCACGATAACTTCGGTCTCGATATTTCGTTCTCGTACGAACCGAAGATTCTCGGCACCGGCGGCGGGGTGATGAAATGCAGGGAGATGATAGGCGGCGACGACTTCGTCCTGATCAACAGCGACGTCATTATGGATATGGACCTGGCCGCGGTGCTGCGGCGCCACCGGGAGAGAACCTCGCCGGGAACCGTCGTGCTGTATCGCGCGACGGACGCCGCGTCGATCGGCCAGGTTGGTGTGCGGGAGGAGCGGGTGATCGATTTTAAAAACTTTCTTGGCACCAACGTGCTCTCGGGTCTTATCTACGCGGGGGCCGCGGTACTCTCGCCGGCCATTTTTCAGTATCTTGAAGACGGGTTTTCGAGTATCGTGTACACGGGTTATACGGGGCTTATTGTGAATCGACGGCTCGACTATGTCGAACACGACGGGCTCTGGCTGGATATAGGCACTGTCGCGTCGCTGCGGGAAGCGTCCATGCGGACCGCTGCGACCGGCATGGCACAGGCGGTCGCGGCGATATGCGGTCTCGAGTCGGCGCCCGTTGCATCCGACGCGCAAATCGCGGCCGGGGCGGTTGTAAGGGATTCGATTATCGGAGCCGGTAGTATCGTGGGAGCGGATGCGGAGGTACTCGACTCGCTGCTTCTGCCGGGTTCGCGTGTGGAGGCGGGGGCGCGTATTTCGAGGGCCGTGGTGCTCCGGGAGGAGATAATTCGCCCATGA
- a CDS encoding phosphotransferase yields the protein MTVENPLEAAIRHFARVHAGDCGGMAELAGDASVRRYFRVYTKRGPYIVCFDETLAGAPDGEHQFLVMHSLLERSGVPVPGIVAADRVLGLLLLEDLGDEPLEDRFSGLANDGAEKLYGEVLDILARIQSITPDSSAVPFGRSFNMEKLMFEFDFFIEHAVLNYFSFRAPESFFRELRSEFLKIAEALQRPELFVLNHRDFHSRNIMLRGDAPFVIDFQDARMGLPQYDLASLLRDSYLRLDGALFKRLMGRYYLLARDRGIHRMGRREFDRLFDLSAFQRNVKAVGTFAYQSRVLGRRRYERNIVATLAYLGSYAERSGELSRACALVAECAGGPA from the coding sequence ATGACAGTGGAAAATCCGCTCGAGGCGGCCATACGGCATTTCGCCCGGGTGCATGCGGGCGATTGCGGCGGGATGGCGGAACTTGCCGGCGATGCGTCCGTGCGCCGATATTTCCGTGTTTACACCAAACGGGGACCGTATATCGTCTGTTTCGACGAGACTCTTGCCGGCGCGCCCGACGGAGAGCACCAGTTTCTTGTTATGCATTCCCTGCTCGAACGAAGCGGCGTTCCGGTCCCTGGCATTGTCGCGGCGGACCGGGTGCTCGGCCTCCTTTTACTCGAGGACCTGGGTGATGAACCGCTCGAGGACCGGTTTTCCGGACTCGCGAATGATGGCGCGGAAAAGCTATACGGAGAGGTGCTCGACATCCTCGCGCGTATACAATCCATCACCCCGGATTCTTCCGCCGTTCCCTTCGGCCGTTCGTTCAACATGGAGAAGCTAATGTTCGAGTTCGATTTTTTCATCGAACACGCGGTGCTGAATTACTTTTCGTTCCGCGCACCGGAGTCGTTTTTCCGCGAACTGCGCAGCGAATTCCTGAAAATCGCCGAGGCCCTGCAGCGGCCGGAACTTTTCGTGCTCAACCACCGCGATTTTCATTCACGAAACATAATGCTCCGCGGTGATGCACCCTTCGTCATCGATTTTCAGGACGCGCGCATGGGACTTCCGCAGTACGATCTCGCCTCGCTCCTCAGGGACTCATACCTGCGACTCGACGGCGCGCTTTTCAAACGCCTCATGGGCCGTTATTATCTGCTTGCGCGCGATCGCGGGATTCACCGCATGGGCCGGAGGGAATTCGACCGGCTTTTCGATCTCTCGGCTTTTCAGCGCAATGTGAAGGCCGTCGGCACCTTCGCCTATCAGTCGCGGGTGCTCGGGCGCCGGAGGTACGAGCGCAACATCGTCGCCACCCTCGCGTATCTCGGCTCGTACGCGGAACGGAGCGGCGAGCTTTCCCGCGCGTGCGCGCTCGTGGCCGAGTGCGCCGGAGGCCCCGCGTGA
- the ftsZ gene encoding cell division protein FtsZ, with protein MFRLEEEKPLNTIIKVVGVGGAGCNAVNRMIATGMEGVEFIVCNTDAQQLRESLAPVKIQIGNKLTRGLGAGADPEIGREAANEDRDKILKSLKGADMVFITAGMGGGTGTGAAPIVAEVAREQNALVLGVVTKPFRVEGKKRSERAEEGIRNLKDKVDTLITIPNDLLLKIIDRRTPIDDAFKLADDILRQGVQGISDLIMITGLVNVDFADVKTVMKETGDALMGVGLGSGENKALEATQMAINSPLLEESSIEGARAVLINIAGGNDLSLHEVNEVTDLINRQVDPDANIIVGTTIDPVLNEKVRVTVIATGFDRKRNLLTKKTDAELGHKTGAALTLIEGKNRIEKKVPASMQTFSLDYERRRLKDYSRDHSTEDLEIPAFLRRHIE; from the coding sequence ATGTTCAGATTGGAAGAGGAAAAACCGTTGAACACCATCATCAAGGTAGTCGGCGTTGGGGGCGCCGGCTGCAACGCGGTCAACCGCATGATCGCCACGGGCATGGAGGGCGTCGAATTCATCGTATGCAACACCGACGCCCAGCAACTTCGCGAGTCGCTGGCGCCGGTGAAGATACAGATCGGAAACAAGCTCACACGCGGGCTGGGGGCCGGCGCCGACCCGGAAATCGGGCGCGAGGCCGCCAACGAGGATCGCGACAAGATCCTGAAATCGCTCAAGGGCGCGGACATGGTCTTCATCACCGCGGGAATGGGGGGCGGGACCGGCACGGGTGCGGCGCCGATCGTGGCCGAGGTGGCCAGGGAGCAGAATGCGCTGGTGCTCGGGGTCGTCACCAAGCCGTTCCGCGTCGAGGGCAAAAAGCGTTCGGAGCGTGCCGAGGAAGGGATTCGCAACTTGAAGGACAAAGTTGACACGCTCATCACCATCCCGAACGATCTGTTACTGAAGATCATCGACCGGCGCACGCCTATCGACGACGCGTTCAAACTTGCCGATGATATCCTCCGCCAGGGAGTCCAGGGCATCTCTGACCTCATCATGATAACCGGCCTGGTCAACGTCGACTTCGCCGACGTCAAGACCGTCATGAAGGAGACCGGCGACGCGCTCATGGGTGTTGGGCTGGGCAGCGGCGAGAACAAGGCGCTCGAGGCGACGCAGATGGCCATCAACAGCCCGCTTCTCGAGGAGTCGAGCATAGAGGGCGCGCGCGCGGTACTCATCAACATCGCCGGCGGAAACGACCTGTCGCTGCACGAGGTGAACGAGGTCACCGATCTCATCAACCGCCAGGTCGATCCAGATGCCAACATCATCGTCGGCACGACGATCGATCCAGTCCTCAACGAGAAGGTCAGGGTGACCGTCATCGCGACCGGCTTCGACAGGAAAAGAAATTTACTTACCAAAAAGACCGACGCGGAACTGGGCCACAAGACCGGCGCGGCGCTTACGCTCATAGAAGGCAAAAACAGGATAGAAAAAAAAGTGCCGGCGAGCATGCAGACCTTCTCGCTCGATTACGAGCGCCGCAGGCTAAAAGATTACAGCAGGGATCACAGCACCGAAGACCTGGAGATCCCGGCCTTTCTGCGGCGTCACATTGAATAG
- the ftsA gene encoding cell division protein FtsA has protein sequence MEDTIVGLDIGTTKTCAVIGFVNENNQIEVTGVGIAPSRGLKNGVIINIDNTVSSIVKAIEDAELMAGTEVGAAYVGVTGQHIKGENSKGVVAVSNRQRTITPVEIKRVIEAAQAVVIPVDREIIHVLSKEFSVDDQTGIKDPIGMSGVRLEAEVHIITGSTTTIQNLLKSANRAGYQCSDVIFAPLASAEATLSRDEKDLGVALIDIGGGTTDIVVFIEGGVAYSSVLSIGGIHVTNDISIGLRTPIESAEVIKKKHGASVVDLVDASETIEVPSVGGRAPRRIFRQELAQIIEPRMLEIMEMVDRELARSGKKEILAAGIVLTGGGAMIEGCVEAAERVFNMPVRVGIPRDIAGLKDVVATPQYANGVGLLKYGIKMNRFRTKSKSDRSGGMGTFGKKFRKFMDNYF, from the coding sequence ATGGAAGATACGATCGTCGGTCTTGATATCGGTACAACGAAAACCTGCGCGGTGATCGGTTTCGTCAACGAGAACAACCAGATAGAGGTCACCGGCGTCGGGATCGCGCCCTCGCGCGGACTGAAGAACGGCGTCATCATCAACATCGACAATACCGTCTCGTCGATCGTCAAGGCGATAGAGGATGCCGAGCTCATGGCCGGAACCGAGGTCGGTGCCGCGTACGTCGGGGTTACCGGACAGCACATTAAGGGCGAAAACTCGAAGGGTGTGGTCGCGGTCTCCAACCGACAGAGGACGATCACCCCCGTGGAGATAAAACGGGTCATCGAAGCCGCACAGGCGGTGGTGATTCCGGTCGACCGCGAGATCATACATGTGCTTTCGAAGGAGTTTTCGGTCGACGACCAGACCGGCATCAAGGACCCCATCGGCATGAGCGGCGTTCGGCTGGAGGCGGAGGTCCACATTATAACCGGCTCAACGACGACCATACAGAACCTTTTAAAATCGGCGAACCGCGCGGGTTACCAGTGCTCGGACGTCATCTTCGCGCCGCTCGCGTCGGCCGAGGCGACGCTCTCCAGGGACGAAAAGGATCTGGGCGTGGCGCTGATCGATATCGGCGGGGGCACCACGGACATCGTGGTGTTTATCGAGGGCGGAGTGGCCTATTCATCGGTCCTGTCGATCGGCGGAATCCATGTAACCAACGACATCTCGATAGGCCTCAGGACGCCGATCGAATCGGCCGAGGTCATTAAGAAAAAACACGGCGCCTCCGTTGTCGACCTCGTCGATGCGTCGGAGACGATCGAGGTGCCGTCGGTCGGCGGCCGGGCGCCCAGGCGGATATTTCGTCAGGAGCTCGCGCAGATCATCGAACCGCGCATGCTCGAGATAATGGAGATGGTTGACCGCGAGCTCGCCCGCAGCGGGAAGAAGGAGATACTGGCGGCGGGGATCGTGCTCACCGGCGGCGGCGCGATGATCGAGGGCTGCGTTGAGGCGGCCGAGCGAGTCTTCAACATGCCCGTAAGGGTGGGGATCCCGCGCGACATCGCGGGGCTCAAGGACGTGGTGGCGACGCCCCAGTACGCAAACGGCGTGGGGCTGCTCAAATACGGCATCAAGATGAACCGCTTCCGCACAAAATCGAAATCGGACCGCTCGGGCGGGATGGGTACGTTCGGAAAGAAATTCAGGAAGTTCATGGATAATTACTTTTAG
- the murC gene encoding UDP-N-acetylmuramate--L-alanine ligase: MFRKSKRMHFIGIGGIGMSGIAEILINLGYEVSGSDLRESEQTRRLAVMGARIFIGHYPSNIEDYSVVVTSSAITPSNPEIIEARNRRIPIIHRAEMLAELVRLKHGIGVAGTHGKTTTSSLLACLLYYGGVNPTAVVGGKVLNFGSNAKIGQGDYIVFEADESDGSFLKLLPSIAVVTNIDADHLDHYRYFEGLKDAFLQYINAVPFYGYSVLCVDDLTVAELLPRVERPYVTYGFSENADFRAVNVRVENGTTRYECLYKDKSLGEISLGILGRHNALNSLSAVAVAMDLGLDFKTIREGLSTFRGVGRRMERVGEEGGILVMDDYGHHPTEIRATLDALSSLGRRLVVVFQPHRYSRTKLLCEEFGQCFSDADALFLTEIYPAGEEPMEGVSSELISHAIFRHTGRDVRILPRFEDIAASVAAEVRKGDVVLTLGAGDIYKAGPAVMQLLKKRSTGG, translated from the coding sequence GTGTTCAGAAAATCGAAAAGAATGCACTTTATCGGGATCGGCGGCATCGGCATGAGCGGGATCGCCGAGATACTCATCAACCTCGGTTATGAGGTCTCGGGTTCGGACCTGCGCGAATCGGAACAGACCAGGCGGCTCGCGGTGATGGGCGCCAGGATATTCATCGGCCACTATCCCTCGAATATTGAAGACTATAGCGTGGTCGTAACCTCGAGCGCCATAACCCCCTCCAATCCGGAGATCATCGAGGCGCGCAACCGGCGCATACCCATCATCCATCGCGCTGAAATGCTTGCGGAGCTCGTTCGCCTCAAACATGGTATCGGTGTTGCGGGGACGCATGGCAAGACAACGACCTCATCCCTGCTGGCCTGCCTCCTGTATTACGGGGGCGTCAATCCGACAGCCGTGGTGGGCGGCAAGGTGCTCAACTTCGGCTCCAATGCCAAGATCGGTCAGGGTGATTACATCGTCTTCGAGGCCGACGAGTCGGACGGATCGTTTCTGAAGCTTCTGCCCTCCATCGCCGTGGTGACCAACATAGACGCCGATCACCTCGACCATTACCGCTATTTCGAGGGGCTCAAGGACGCCTTTCTCCAGTATATCAACGCGGTTCCCTTTTACGGCTATTCGGTACTCTGCGTGGACGACCTCACGGTCGCGGAACTCCTTCCCCGCGTGGAGCGGCCCTACGTCACCTACGGGTTTTCGGAAAACGCGGATTTCCGCGCCGTCAATGTCAGGGTCGAGAACGGCACGACGAGGTACGAATGTCTGTACAAAGACAAGTCCCTGGGCGAGATTTCCCTGGGGATACTGGGACGGCATAACGCGCTCAACTCGCTATCGGCCGTCGCGGTGGCGATGGACCTCGGGCTCGATTTCAAGACCATCCGCGAAGGGCTGTCGACGTTCCGGGGAGTGGGGCGCAGGATGGAGCGCGTCGGCGAGGAGGGCGGCATTCTGGTGATGGACGACTACGGGCACCATCCCACCGAGATCCGGGCGACACTGGACGCGCTCTCGAGCCTTGGCCGCAGGCTGGTGGTGGTGTTTCAGCCGCACCGTTATTCGCGGACCAAACTCCTGTGCGAAGAGTTCGGCCAATGCTTTTCGGACGCCGACGCGCTCTTCCTGACCGAGATTTACCCTGCGGGCGAGGAGCCCATGGAAGGGGTCTCATCCGAGCTGATCAGCCATGCGATTTTTAGGCATACCGGTCGCGACGTGAGAATACTTCCCCGGTTCGAGGACATTGCCGCATCCGTCGCCGCCGAGGTGCGGAAAGGGGATGTCGTCCTCACGCTCGGCGCGGGCGATATTTACAAGGCCGGTCCGGCGGTGATGCAGTTGTTGAAAAAAAGGAGCACGGGCGGGTAA
- the murG gene encoding undecaprenyldiphospho-muramoylpentapeptide beta-N-acetylglucosaminyltransferase, with amino-acid sequence MKLKTILIVGGGTGGHISPGIALYEEFRAAGVDLFFLTGKKDARFSSLKDVAADDLLSYRAPAFTRNIIKLPFFILGFAAAVLKARLIIRKKGIAAVIGMGGYVSAPALIAAGIAGIPLYLCEQNTVPGKVTSFFARYAAAIFTTFESTREYMKKELHGRLVLVGNPIRKKVLGAPDRDSARKAFNLKHCKKVILAIGGSQGALTINELVLGLKAGYPGEFKDVGIIWSTGGLLYEKYKQAVQRTGDAGSLYLSPFIDEVGAAYMASDIAISRAGSGVMVELAAMGIPSILIPFPYAAMDHQDRNADEFVKAGAAVKIANADAVPEKVYPVLSELLGNPTRLARMSARAREAAKPDAAAAIVKSVMANLSDK; translated from the coding sequence ATGAAATTAAAAACGATACTCATCGTCGGCGGCGGGACCGGCGGGCACATCAGCCCCGGTATCGCGCTGTACGAGGAATTCAGGGCCGCGGGAGTCGATCTCTTTTTTCTCACCGGGAAAAAGGACGCGCGTTTCTCCTCTCTGAAAGACGTCGCGGCGGATGACCTGCTCAGTTACCGTGCCCCGGCGTTCACTCGAAATATCATCAAGCTGCCGTTCTTCATACTCGGTTTCGCCGCGGCGGTTCTTAAAGCACGGCTCATTATCCGGAAGAAGGGGATTGCGGCGGTGATCGGCATGGGGGGGTACGTTTCGGCGCCGGCGCTCATAGCGGCCGGGATCGCCGGCATACCCCTGTATCTCTGCGAACAGAATACGGTGCCCGGCAAGGTAACATCGTTTTTCGCCAGGTACGCCGCGGCGATCTTCACGACCTTCGAGTCGACCCGGGAGTATATGAAGAAAGAACTGCACGGCAGGCTCGTGCTGGTCGGAAACCCGATCAGAAAAAAGGTGCTCGGCGCGCCCGACCGGGACAGCGCGCGGAAGGCCTTTAACCTGAAGCACTGCAAAAAGGTGATCCTCGCCATTGGGGGAAGCCAGGGAGCGCTTACGATCAACGAGCTGGTGCTGGGCCTCAAGGCCGGTTACCCTGGCGAGTTCAAGGATGTCGGAATCATCTGGAGTACGGGGGGCCTGTTATACGAAAAGTACAAGCAGGCCGTACAGCGCACGGGCGACGCCGGCTCTCTGTATCTTTCGCCCTTCATCGACGAGGTTGGGGCGGCGTATATGGCGAGCGATATCGCCATCAGCCGTGCGGGATCGGGCGTGATGGTGGAGCTTGCCGCCATGGGTATTCCGTCCATTCTCATACCATTTCCGTACGCCGCGATGGACCATCAGGACAGAAACGCCGACGAGTTCGTAAAGGCGGGCGCCGCGGTAAAGATCGCGAACGCGGACGCAGTGCCGGAAAAGGTGTATCCCGTGCTTTCGGAACTCCTGGGCAATCCAACACGGCTCGCCAGGATGTCCGCGCGCGCGCGGGAGGCGGCGAAACCGGATGCCGCGGCCGCCATCGTTAAATCTGTTATGGCGAATCTTTCGGATAAATAA